The following are from one region of the Nymphaea colorata isolate Beijing-Zhang1983 chromosome 7, ASM883128v2, whole genome shotgun sequence genome:
- the LOC116258101 gene encoding uncharacterized protein LOC116258101 isoform X2, with product MGKMGNPREAEEQQQEQEDEEQDGLSVHSPCHAPPSSASSLPKVELELRVLEALEFYPPVKLQGIHRHFVIFGLMEYLRRSLDRHFSPDEILQLLDRFYNLEMLKPDEEEMEILNQEEEFSLPQGFSLKDE from the exons ATGGGGAAAATGGGAAACCCTCGGGAGGCGGAGGAGCAGCAGCAGGAACAGGAGGATGAGGAGCAGGACGGGCTTTCCGTGCACTCGCCCTGCCACGCTCCACCCTCCTCAGCGTCATCGCTTCCCAAA GTGGAACTGGAGCTGAGGGTCTTAGAAGCCCTAGAATTTTACCCACCCGTCAAATTGCAAG GTATTCATCgccattttgttatttttgggCTCATGGAGTACCTGAGGAGGAG cttGGACCGACATTTCTCACCGGATGAAATTTTGCAGTTGCTTGACCGTTTTTACAATTTAGAAATGTTG AAACCAGACGAAGAGGAGATGGAAATTTTGAATCAGGAGGAAGAATTTTCTTTACCCCAAGGCTTTTCTCTCAAGGATGAATAG
- the LOC116258101 gene encoding uncharacterized protein LOC116258101 isoform X1 → MGKMGNPREAEEQQQEQEDEEQDGLSVHSPCHAPPSSASSLPKELPQVELELRVLEALEFYPPVKLQGIHRHFVIFGLMEYLRRSLDRHFSPDEILQLLDRFYNLEMLKPDEEEMEILNQEEEFSLPQGFSLKDE, encoded by the exons ATGGGGAAAATGGGAAACCCTCGGGAGGCGGAGGAGCAGCAGCAGGAACAGGAGGATGAGGAGCAGGACGGGCTTTCCGTGCACTCGCCCTGCCACGCTCCACCCTCCTCAGCGTCATCGCTTCCCAAA GAACTGCCGCAGGTGGAACTGGAGCTGAGGGTCTTAGAAGCCCTAGAATTTTACCCACCCGTCAAATTGCAAG GTATTCATCgccattttgttatttttgggCTCATGGAGTACCTGAGGAGGAG cttGGACCGACATTTCTCACCGGATGAAATTTTGCAGTTGCTTGACCGTTTTTACAATTTAGAAATGTTG AAACCAGACGAAGAGGAGATGGAAATTTTGAATCAGGAGGAAGAATTTTCTTTACCCCAAGGCTTTTCTCTCAAGGATGAATAG